In Allomuricauda ruestringensis DSM 13258, the following proteins share a genomic window:
- a CDS encoding GMC oxidoreductase, with translation MSKFYYNQEQESYDAIVVGTGISGGWAAKELCENGLKTLVLERGPMVKHRDDYPTANKDPWDFPHAGTATREDIKKQEKQSRTGYTTGAASKHWFVNDLDHPYNETKRFDWMRGYHVGGRSIMWGRHSYRWSDIDFTANKNEGIAVDWPVRYKDIAPWYDKVESYIGVSGENLGLPQLPDGKFEPMMELNCVEDHVRGKVAEHFNGRVITAGRVAHINSDKQFDGDGRVRCQFRNRCIRGCPFGAYFSSVSSTLPAAEATGNMTLRPDSIVHEVIYDPNTKKATGVKVIDRETKEEFEFKAKVIFLCASAVASTSILMQSKSDRFPNGLGNDSGELGHNIMDHHFLVGASGKFEGYEDKYYKGRKPNGTYIPRFRNLGGDSDMKDFVRGYGYQGGASRGNYEEMIAEASFGKDYKDAVLTPGGWTMNMLAFGEILPYHDNKMTLDYDKKDKWGLPTVTFDAEIRQNELNMRKDMQDQAVQMLEKSGAKDITPYDRPYALGLGIHEMGTARMGRDPKTSVVNGHNQVHGCKNVYVTDGAFMTSASCVNPSLTYMAFTARAANHAAQELKKGNI, from the coding sequence ATGAGTAAATTTTATTACAATCAGGAGCAGGAATCCTATGATGCCATCGTGGTAGGTACGGGTATCAGCGGTGGTTGGGCTGCCAAAGAGTTGTGCGAAAACGGTCTCAAGACTTTGGTCTTGGAACGTGGGCCCATGGTAAAGCACCGTGACGATTACCCAACGGCCAATAAGGATCCTTGGGATTTTCCTCATGCGGGAACAGCAACCCGAGAAGACATTAAAAAACAAGAGAAACAATCCAGAACAGGGTACACAACTGGAGCGGCATCCAAACATTGGTTTGTAAATGATTTGGACCACCCATACAACGAGACCAAACGATTCGATTGGATGAGAGGATACCATGTTGGTGGACGTTCCATTATGTGGGGACGACATAGTTACCGCTGGAGCGATATTGACTTTACCGCAAACAAAAATGAAGGTATTGCGGTTGATTGGCCCGTACGTTACAAAGACATAGCACCTTGGTACGATAAAGTGGAAAGTTACATTGGTGTGTCCGGTGAAAATTTAGGTTTGCCGCAATTGCCAGATGGGAAGTTTGAACCCATGATGGAACTGAACTGTGTGGAAGACCATGTTAGAGGAAAAGTTGCAGAACATTTTAATGGCCGTGTGATTACAGCTGGAAGGGTCGCGCACATTAATAGCGACAAACAGTTTGATGGCGATGGCCGTGTTCGTTGTCAGTTTAGAAACCGTTGTATTAGAGGATGTCCATTCGGAGCATACTTTAGTAGTGTTTCTTCCACATTGCCAGCTGCCGAAGCTACAGGAAACATGACGCTAAGACCGGATTCCATTGTTCACGAAGTAATTTATGACCCTAATACCAAAAAGGCTACAGGGGTTAAGGTTATCGATAGGGAAACCAAAGAGGAATTCGAGTTCAAGGCCAAAGTAATTTTCCTTTGTGCTTCTGCCGTAGCATCAACTTCCATTTTAATGCAGTCCAAATCCGATAGGTTCCCCAATGGTTTGGGCAACGATTCCGGAGAATTGGGCCACAACATTATGGACCACCATTTCTTGGTCGGTGCATCCGGTAAATTTGAAGGATACGAAGACAAGTATTACAAAGGAAGAAAACCCAATGGTACATATATTCCAAGATTCAGGAACCTTGGCGGGGATTCCGACATGAAGGATTTTGTTAGAGGGTATGGTTACCAAGGAGGTGCCAGCAGGGGCAATTATGAAGAAATGATTGCCGAAGCTTCTTTTGGTAAAGACTATAAAGATGCTGTACTTACCCCTGGAGGTTGGACCATGAACATGCTTGCCTTTGGAGAAATTCTTCCATACCACGACAATAAGATGACCTTGGATTACGACAAAAAAGATAAGTGGGGCCTACCTACCGTTACTTTTGATGCAGAAATCAGACAAAACGAACTGAATATGCGTAAGGATATGCAGGATCAGGCCGTTCAAATGTTGGAAAAATCAGGAGCCAAGGACATTACTCCTTACGATAGACCTTATGCTCTAGGACTTGGTATACATGAAATGGGAACAGCACGTATGGGCCGTGATCCAAAAACATCCGTGGTAAATGGACACAACCAGGTGCATGGATGTAAGAACGTATATGTAACCGATGGCGCCTTTATGACCTCTGCAAGCTGCGTTAACCCATCGTTGACCTACATGGCATTTACTGCAAGGGCTGCAAACCACGCCGCCCAAGAACTTAAA
- a CDS encoding sugar phosphate isomerase/epimerase family protein, which yields MNRSNLTQKSIVTLIMVAFLGFYSCKQNPKKESAEETATEAVAVEESKPDIKLSLAQWSIHKMILEEGVDPYTFAEKASEWGFEGLEYVSALYYKELQAANFSEEAMNNWVEKSKAESEKYGLTNVLIMVDGQGDIAVPDEAERTKAVENHYKWVDAAAALGCQSIRVNLNGSMDPKVWMPASVAGLTQLATYAKDKNINIIVENHGGPSSNAQLLAEVMEKVGMDNCGTLPDFGNFCIKREAGDYYSSKCLEEYDRYKGTKELMPYAKGVSAKSYSFDEEGYETRVDYPRIMDIVLESGYEGFVGVEYEGSELSEEEGILATKALLEKVLE from the coding sequence ATGAACAGAAGTAATTTAACACAGAAAAGTATTGTTACCTTGATTATGGTGGCATTTTTAGGATTTTATTCCTGTAAACAAAATCCAAAAAAGGAATCGGCCGAAGAAACCGCAACAGAAGCGGTAGCCGTTGAAGAATCCAAACCGGATATAAAACTTTCTTTGGCACAATGGTCCATCCATAAAATGATTCTTGAAGAGGGAGTTGATCCTTACACTTTTGCAGAAAAAGCAAGTGAATGGGGATTTGAAGGTCTCGAATATGTAAGCGCCCTTTATTATAAGGAGCTACAGGCCGCTAATTTCTCTGAAGAAGCTATGAACAACTGGGTGGAAAAAAGTAAGGCCGAAAGTGAAAAATACGGCTTAACGAACGTCTTGATCATGGTAGATGGTCAAGGAGATATAGCCGTTCCGGATGAGGCCGAAAGAACAAAAGCGGTTGAAAACCATTACAAATGGGTAGATGCCGCCGCAGCTTTGGGCTGCCAGTCTATCCGTGTAAACCTGAACGGAAGCATGGACCCGAAAGTTTGGATGCCGGCCTCTGTCGCAGGGCTTACGCAACTGGCTACTTACGCCAAGGACAAAAACATCAATATTATTGTTGAAAACCACGGAGGACCTTCCTCCAATGCACAACTGTTGGCAGAGGTTATGGAAAAAGTGGGCATGGACAATTGTGGAACCTTGCCCGATTTTGGCAATTTCTGCATCAAAAGAGAAGCTGGTGACTACTATTCATCCAAATGTTTGGAAGAATATGATCGCTATAAAGGAACAAAGGAGTTAATGCCCTACGCCAAAGGCGTAAGTGCCAAATCCTATAGTTTTGATGAGGAGGGGTATGAAACAAGAGTGGATTATCCAAGAATTATGGACATTGTTCTAGAGTCCGGATACGAAGGTTTTGTGGGGGTAGAATATGAAGGCTCCGAACTTAGTGAAGAAGAAGGAATTTTGGCAACCAAGGCACTTTTGGAAAAAGTATTGGAGTAG
- a CDS encoding DinB family protein, which yields MKGFLQQLFDYNFYCNKKVIQQCSGLDHVPDNCIRLFSHILNAHHIWNHRMLGIPTEYGVWDEHELSKWEDIHYENQRASFEIVSNTDTFEKRVEYENSQGRNFSNELKDILFHIINHSTHHRGQIMMELRNSGIAPEPMDYVHYKR from the coding sequence ATGAAGGGATTTTTGCAACAACTCTTCGATTACAATTTTTATTGTAACAAAAAAGTAATTCAACAATGCAGTGGTCTGGACCATGTTCCGGACAACTGCATTAGACTTTTTAGCCATATACTCAATGCGCACCATATCTGGAACCATCGCATGTTGGGGATTCCAACCGAATATGGTGTTTGGGACGAGCACGAATTGAGTAAGTGGGAGGATATCCATTACGAAAACCAACGTGCCTCTTTTGAAATTGTTTCCAATACGGATACTTTTGAAAAACGGGTGGAGTACGAGAACAGTCAAGGGAGAAATTTTTCAAATGAATTAAAGGATATCCTTTTTCATATTATTAACCATTCCACGCACCATCGGGGGCAAATTATGATGGAGTTGAGAAATTCTGGAATAGCGCCAGAACCTATGGACTACGTACATTATAAACGATAA
- a CDS encoding nucleoside permease, with amino-acid sequence MNIKTKLQLSFMMFLEFFIWGGWFVTLGTFLGNNLEATAGQSSMAFSTQSWGAIIAPFIIGLIADRYFNAERILGVLHLIGAFLMYQMYQSTDFTAFYPYVLGYMILYMPTLALVNSISFNQMKDPAKEFSNIRVFGTIGWIIAGLVISYLFVWDSPEALKAGMLKNTFLMAGIASAVLGLFSFTLPKTPPTVNKNEKVTISDMLGLDALKLLKDKNFLVFFISSVLICIPLAFYYQNANPFLAEIGLPNPTGKMAIGQISEALFILALPFFFTKFGFKKTILIGMLAWTVRYLLFAYGNADELSFMLIIGIALHGICYDFFFVSGQIYTDTKAGEKYKSAAQGLITLATYGVGMLIGFWIAGLITDSLTLEDGTHAWDSIWIYPAAFAAVVFILFALIFKNEKVEYKS; translated from the coding sequence ATGAATATTAAAACCAAACTCCAACTGTCCTTTATGATGTTCCTCGAGTTTTTTATCTGGGGTGGTTGGTTTGTTACTTTGGGTACTTTTTTGGGCAACAATCTAGAAGCAACGGCCGGGCAATCATCAATGGCTTTTTCCACACAATCATGGGGAGCTATCATTGCTCCGTTCATTATCGGATTGATTGCTGATAGATACTTTAATGCAGAACGAATTTTAGGGGTACTGCACTTAATAGGTGCTTTTTTAATGTACCAAATGTACCAGTCAACAGACTTTACGGCCTTTTACCCCTATGTATTGGGTTACATGATCTTGTACATGCCAACATTGGCATTGGTAAATTCAATTTCATTCAACCAAATGAAAGACCCAGCAAAAGAATTTTCGAACATCCGCGTGTTCGGAACTATTGGTTGGATTATTGCCGGTCTGGTCATTAGCTATCTTTTTGTTTGGGATTCGCCAGAGGCATTGAAAGCGGGAATGCTCAAAAACACATTTTTAATGGCGGGCATTGCTTCTGCCGTATTAGGGCTTTTCAGTTTTACATTGCCCAAAACCCCACCAACAGTAAACAAAAATGAAAAAGTGACCATTTCCGATATGTTGGGACTGGATGCGCTAAAACTTTTAAAGGACAAAAACTTTTTGGTGTTCTTTATCTCATCCGTATTGATTTGTATCCCATTGGCCTTTTATTATCAAAATGCCAACCCTTTTCTGGCAGAAATAGGATTGCCCAATCCAACGGGGAAAATGGCTATCGGACAAATATCGGAAGCACTGTTTATTCTTGCGCTACCCTTTTTCTTTACCAAGTTTGGATTTAAAAAGACGATTTTGATAGGCATGTTGGCTTGGACCGTTCGTTATTTGCTGTTCGCTTACGGTAATGCCGACGAACTGTCATTTATGCTGATCATCGGAATTGCATTGCATGGTATTTGTTACGATTTCTTTTTTGTATCCGGACAGATTTATACCGATACCAAAGCAGGGGAAAAGTACAAAAGTGCCGCACAAGGATTGATTACTTTGGCCACCTACGGGGTAGGAATGTTAATTGGGTTCTGGATCGCTGGATTAATAACAGATTCGCTTACTTTGGAAGATGGGACTCATGCTTGGGATAGCATTTGGATTTATCCGGCAGCGTTCGCAGCAGTAGTATTTATATTGTTTGCGCTAATATTTAAAAATGAAAAAGTAGAATATAAATCTTAG
- a CDS encoding MFS transporter, with protein sequence MKNVNKNQLFVAACISLVVTSMTFAIRAGILTQLGEEFMLSNQQLGWINSMGFFGFPIAMIFGGLLYNKIGARKLMVTAFVCHMLGLVLTIMAGGFWTLIISTFFIGFANGSVEAACNPMIADMFTKNRTAMLNRFHVWFPGGIVIGSLISKFMTDFGMGWQVQIAVMLIPTLIYGYMFFKQQFPESEHIETDTTKNIKGLADPLFIFIMICMTLTAISEFGPQQWVERILGNSGASPMLVLAMVTGIMAIGRYFAGPIVHRLNPIGVLVMSALITTAAVYSMSVAEGSMIYFAAILFALGVCYFWPTMIGFTSEYLPKTGALGMSLVGGAGMFSTAIWQPVIGGWLDSAKETAVASGLTDQIAELAAGKATLGKMMFFPLAVLILFSILFLFRKKLEERRVPQGHTAEEVV encoded by the coding sequence ATGAAAAACGTAAACAAGAATCAGCTTTTTGTAGCGGCCTGTATATCGCTCGTCGTTACTTCCATGACCTTTGCCATTAGAGCAGGTATACTGACCCAGTTAGGAGAAGAATTTATGCTTTCCAATCAACAATTGGGGTGGATAAACAGTATGGGCTTTTTTGGATTTCCGATAGCCATGATCTTCGGCGGATTGCTCTACAATAAAATAGGGGCACGTAAACTCATGGTAACGGCATTTGTCTGCCACATGCTTGGATTGGTGCTCACTATCATGGCAGGCGGTTTCTGGACGCTAATTATATCCACCTTCTTTATCGGTTTTGCCAATGGTTCGGTCGAAGCGGCCTGTAACCCTATGATCGCCGATATGTTCACCAAGAACCGGACAGCTATGCTGAACAGGTTCCACGTATGGTTTCCTGGAGGAATTGTAATTGGTTCCCTTATCTCCAAGTTCATGACCGATTTTGGAATGGGATGGCAGGTGCAGATCGCGGTAATGCTGATACCAACACTTATCTACGGATATATGTTCTTTAAACAACAATTTCCGGAAAGCGAACATATCGAAACCGATACCACAAAAAATATCAAAGGCCTAGCAGACCCATTGTTCATTTTTATAATGATCTGTATGACGCTCACCGCGATATCCGAATTTGGACCACAACAATGGGTAGAGCGTATATTGGGTAATTCAGGAGCAAGTCCAATGCTGGTGTTGGCCATGGTAACGGGTATTATGGCCATAGGCCGATACTTTGCAGGCCCCATTGTACATAGGCTAAACCCTATCGGTGTACTGGTAATGTCCGCTTTGATCACTACCGCAGCCGTTTACAGCATGAGTGTTGCCGAAGGGTCGATGATTTATTTTGCAGCCATTCTTTTTGCCCTCGGAGTTTGTTATTTTTGGCCTACCATGATCGGGTTTACCTCGGAATACCTTCCAAAAACGGGAGCATTGGGAATGTCCTTGGTCGGAGGTGCAGGAATGTTCTCCACGGCCATTTGGCAGCCTGTAATTGGCGGATGGTTGGATAGCGCAAAAGAAACAGCCGTAGCATCTGGGTTGACCGACCAGATTGCAGAGTTGGCCGCAGGAAAGGCAACCTTGGGAAAAATGATGTTTTTCCCGCTGGCAGTATTGATTTTGTTTTCCATTTTGTTCCTTTTTAGAAAAAAACTGGAAGAACGAAGAGTGCCACAAGGTCATACCGCAGAAGAAGTAGTATAA
- a CDS encoding Gfo/Idh/MocA family protein, translated as MPKKIRLGILGGGGDSLIGVLHRVASFINDNYEIVGAVFNPDLEDSIAFAKEIDIPTNRVYKDFDTLVEEEMKLPEDERIQVCSILTPNFLHYPMAKKLLDNGFHVICEKPMTTTYEEAKILQETLKKAGTVFAVTHTYTGYPMVRQMREMIKEGVIGKVHKVDAQYYQGWMNPIIHDKEKRGTVWRLDPKKAGISSCMGDIGVHAFNMIEYTTGLQVQSLLCDFNYMYDDNVMDMDGTALIRMDKNVKGVIRASQVATGEENNLTIAIYGQKGGLKWEQENPNYLYKLNDPEPLQVYKPGHEYNSDLSLDGTKLPPGHPEGIFDSMANIYLGVARAIRGEEYNSGEFPTMLDGVRGLNFIENTVASHKQGNVWVDMD; from the coding sequence ATGCCTAAAAAGATTAGACTTGGAATTCTTGGGGGAGGCGGTGATTCCCTTATTGGGGTGTTGCACAGAGTAGCCTCTTTTATCAATGACAATTATGAAATAGTCGGTGCCGTATTCAATCCAGATTTGGAAGATAGTATAGCGTTTGCCAAGGAAATCGACATTCCTACCAATCGCGTCTACAAAGATTTTGATACGCTTGTTGAAGAAGAGATGAAGCTCCCAGAAGACGAACGTATTCAGGTATGTTCCATTCTTACGCCAAACTTTCTACATTACCCAATGGCTAAAAAATTATTGGACAATGGTTTTCATGTGATTTGCGAAAAACCAATGACCACTACCTACGAAGAAGCCAAAATTCTTCAGGAAACCCTAAAAAAGGCGGGAACTGTATTTGCCGTTACCCATACCTATACAGGGTATCCGATGGTGCGTCAAATGCGTGAGATGATCAAAGAAGGAGTCATCGGGAAAGTACATAAAGTAGACGCCCAATATTATCAAGGTTGGATGAACCCTATCATCCATGACAAGGAAAAACGCGGAACTGTATGGAGGCTCGACCCCAAAAAAGCGGGAATCAGTTCTTGTATGGGAGATATAGGAGTGCATGCTTTTAATATGATTGAGTATACAACGGGCTTGCAAGTACAATCATTGCTGTGCGATTTCAATTATATGTATGATGATAATGTGATGGACATGGACGGTACGGCCCTTATCCGTATGGACAAAAACGTAAAAGGAGTCATCAGGGCAAGCCAAGTGGCCACAGGAGAGGAAAACAACCTCACCATTGCCATTTATGGTCAAAAAGGAGGCTTGAAATGGGAACAGGAAAACCCCAATTACCTCTATAAACTGAACGATCCAGAACCATTGCAGGTATACAAACCAGGCCATGAATATAATTCTGACCTATCCTTGGATGGAACCAAATTACCTCCCGGACACCCCGAGGGTATTTTTGATTCCATGGCCAATATTTATTTGGGCGTGGCAAGGGCCATCCGCGGCGAAGAATACAATAGCGGAGAGTTCCCGACCATGTTGGATGGAGTTAGAGGCCTTAATTTTATTGAGAACACCGTAGCTTCTCACAAACAAGGAAATGTTTGGGTGGATATGGATTGA
- a CDS encoding ASCH domain-containing protein, with the protein MENASARNLWGDFLDAHLEFASEDAPKVIHFCDNEKDADLCADLVCKEIKRATTHSLKGIQLRNEALPKIGDFYVVTDWEGNAKCVIRTTAVKLLPFFSIREEHARLEGEGDKSLEHWKKTHWDHYTRELSELGTKPTESMIVVFEEFEMLYKK; encoded by the coding sequence ATGGAAAATGCTTCTGCCCGAAATCTGTGGGGCGACTTTTTGGATGCCCATTTGGAATTTGCTTCTGAAGATGCGCCCAAAGTGATTCATTTTTGTGATAATGAAAAAGATGCCGATCTGTGTGCCGATTTGGTTTGCAAAGAAATCAAAAGGGCCACTACCCATTCTTTAAAAGGGATTCAACTACGCAATGAAGCTTTGCCCAAAATCGGAGATTTTTACGTGGTTACCGATTGGGAGGGCAATGCCAAGTGCGTTATTCGTACCACTGCTGTTAAACTACTGCCCTTTTTTAGTATTCGGGAAGAGCATGCTCGCCTAGAGGGCGAGGGCGACAAAAGTTTGGAACACTGGAAAAAAACACATTGGGACCATTACACCCGTGAACTTTCTGAACTAGGCACCAAACCTACCGAGAGTATGATCGTGGTTTTTGAGGAATTTGAGATGCTTTATAAAAAATGA
- a CDS encoding sugar phosphate isomerase/epimerase family protein: protein MKTIKGPAVFLAQFVDSKAPFNTLDGMCKWASDLGYKGIQIPTWESFLIDLDKAAESQDYCDELKGKVNSYGLEITELSTHLQGQLVAVHPAYDIMFDNFAPEALHGKPKERTKWAVETVKKAATASRRLGLNVHATFSGSLLWHTAHPWPQRPAGLVEMGFEELANRWMPILNHFDEEGVDVCYEIHPGEDLHDGDTFERFLEATGNHKRVNILYDPSHFVLQQLDYITYIDHYHEFIKSFHVKDSEFNPTGKKGAFGGYNDWGDRAGRYRSLGDGQIDFKTIFSKLTQYGCDVWAVMEWECCIKSPEQGAREGAKFIQDHIIEATTKTFDDFAGAETDKEKLKNILGL, encoded by the coding sequence ATGAAAACAATTAAAGGACCAGCCGTGTTCTTGGCGCAATTTGTGGACAGTAAAGCTCCGTTCAATACCTTGGACGGTATGTGTAAATGGGCCTCGGATTTGGGGTACAAAGGAATTCAAATACCAACTTGGGAATCCTTCCTGATAGACTTGGACAAAGCGGCCGAAAGCCAAGATTATTGCGACGAGTTAAAAGGAAAGGTCAATTCGTACGGATTGGAGATCACAGAACTATCCACCCACTTGCAAGGGCAATTGGTAGCAGTGCATCCCGCTTACGATATTATGTTCGACAACTTTGCGCCCGAAGCATTGCACGGAAAACCAAAGGAACGTACCAAATGGGCCGTTGAGACCGTAAAAAAGGCCGCAACCGCAAGCCGCAGGTTGGGACTTAACGTGCATGCCACATTTTCTGGCTCATTGCTTTGGCACACCGCTCACCCATGGCCACAACGACCTGCTGGCTTGGTGGAAATGGGTTTTGAGGAGTTGGCGAACCGCTGGATGCCCATTCTAAACCATTTTGATGAAGAAGGTGTAGATGTATGTTACGAAATTCACCCTGGCGAAGATCTCCACGATGGGGATACCTTCGAGCGCTTTTTGGAAGCAACTGGTAATCACAAAAGAGTGAACATTCTGTACGATCCAAGCCATTTTGTATTGCAGCAATTGGATTACATTACCTATATCGATCATTACCACGAGTTTATCAAATCGTTCCACGTAAAGGATTCAGAATTTAACCCAACGGGCAAAAAAGGAGCCTTTGGCGGGTACAACGATTGGGGCGATAGAGCAGGGAGGTACCGTTCCTTAGGCGATGGTCAGATAGATTTTAAGACCATTTTCTCCAAATTGACCCAGTACGGTTGCGATGTTTGGGCCGTAATGGAGTGGGAATGCTGCATAAAAAGTCCAGAACAAGGTGCTCGTGAGGGAGCAAAATTTATTCAAGATCACATTATAGAGGCGACCACAAAAACTTTTGATGATTTTGCAGGTGCCGAAACTGATAAAGAAAAACTTAAAAACATATTGGGATTATGA
- a CDS encoding 3-keto-disaccharide hydrolase, producing the protein MRKSILFVALAIAFACKDKSKENKQEVDSDPMAGMETETPEEPKPSWDILFDGTSFDGWHMYNGGEVTEPWKLEDGAMVFYPPEERPEGANYNLVTDEEFTDFVLTMDWKIAEGGNSGFFWGVKEDEKYGQPYLTGPEIQVLDDERHPDAQNGEDRLAGSLYDIIPPSENVVKPAGEWNSVELMINHKTNQGHVVLNGTKIVEFPVQGPEWDELVANSKFADWEDFAAFKTGKIGLQDHGDVVAFRNIKIKEL; encoded by the coding sequence ATGAGAAAATCGATATTATTCGTAGCCCTTGCCATTGCTTTTGCATGTAAGGACAAATCAAAAGAGAACAAACAGGAAGTTGATTCTGACCCAATGGCTGGCATGGAAACTGAAACTCCTGAAGAGCCAAAGCCATCGTGGGATATTCTATTCGATGGAACCAGTTTTGACGGTTGGCACATGTACAATGGAGGAGAAGTTACCGAACCTTGGAAACTTGAAGATGGCGCCATGGTTTTTTATCCGCCAGAGGAGCGGCCCGAAGGTGCCAACTATAACTTGGTGACGGATGAAGAGTTTACCGATTTTGTGCTTACCATGGATTGGAAAATTGCCGAAGGCGGAAACAGCGGTTTCTTTTGGGGAGTGAAAGAAGATGAAAAATACGGACAACCTTACTTAACCGGACCAGAAATACAGGTTTTGGACGATGAAAGACATCCTGATGCACAAAATGGGGAAGACCGATTGGCAGGTTCTTTGTACGATATAATCCCTCCATCGGAAAATGTGGTGAAGCCTGCAGGGGAATGGAATTCCGTGGAATTGATGATCAATCACAAAACCAACCAAGGCCATGTTGTTTTGAATGGGACCAAGATAGTTGAGTTTCCAGTGCAAGGCCCAGAATGGGATGAGCTGGTGGCCAATTCAAAATTTGCAGATTGGGAGGATTTTGCAGCCTTTAAAACAGGTAAAATTGGATTACAAGACCATGGAGATGTGGTAGCCTTTAGAAATATCAAAATAAAAGAACTTTAA
- a CDS encoding 3-keto-disaccharide hydrolase, whose translation MLLTFSIGLFTFGQEVEPTTPEETEFYKPVPPKVTPGEDGAPPSDAIVLFDGTSLDKWISSVDSTAAKWTLNKDGSMTVNDRTGDIQTKQNFGSIQLHIEWKSPAEVQRDGQNRGNSGVFLNGLYEVQVLDNNDNDTYVNGQVGSIYKQHVPLAMASVPTGEWNTYDIIYHAPEFEKGQKVKSGTLTVIHNGVLIQDHVEIKGTTPYIGWPKNPPHGKGPLRLQDHGDNSRVSYRNIWVRELD comes from the coding sequence ATGTTGCTGACATTTTCAATAGGGCTGTTCACATTTGGGCAAGAAGTAGAACCAACTACGCCAGAAGAAACCGAATTTTATAAACCCGTACCACCAAAAGTGACCCCTGGCGAAGATGGAGCCCCACCAAGTGATGCCATTGTACTTTTTGATGGCACCTCCTTGGACAAGTGGATCAGTTCTGTAGACAGTACCGCCGCCAAATGGACTTTGAACAAGGATGGTAGCATGACGGTGAACGATAGGACAGGAGACATTCAGACCAAGCAAAACTTTGGAAGTATCCAGCTCCATATCGAATGGAAATCACCCGCAGAAGTACAACGCGATGGTCAAAACAGAGGTAATAGTGGCGTATTTTTAAATGGTTTGTATGAAGTCCAAGTACTGGACAACAACGATAACGACACTTACGTCAACGGTCAAGTAGGTTCTATTTACAAACAACATGTGCCTTTGGCCATGGCATCTGTACCTACAGGAGAATGGAACACCTACGATATAATTTACCATGCTCCCGAGTTTGAGAAGGGGCAAAAAGTGAAATCTGGAACCTTAACGGTAATCCACAATGGTGTGTTGATTCAAGATCATGTGGAGATAAAAGGAACCACCCCTTACATTGGTTGGCCCAAAAACCCACCACACGGCAAAGGGCCACTTAGGCTTCAAGATCATGGCGACAACAGCAGGGTCAGTTATAGAAATATTTGGGTGAGGGAGCTGGATTAG
- a CDS encoding YicC/YloC family endoribonuclease — MIQSMTGYGKHVVQLPSKKITIELKSLNSKSLDINARLPQFYREKELELRKMIAGALNRGKVDFNLYVEITGEETTAEVNKGVVKNYMEQLADIVKGDDIKLMEMALRMPDTLKTDKDDIDEEEYKAIIEAMDEALSKIVEFRNEEGKVLEADFVARLKNLNELLEAVKAMDPERLGTVRERLDKAVADLKVELDANRFEQELIYYLEKYDITEEKVRLANHLKYFETTLNSDDSNGKKLGFISQEIGREINTIGSKANYAPMQQLVVQMKDELEKIKEQMLNVL; from the coding sequence ATGATTCAATCCATGACAGGCTATGGGAAGCATGTAGTTCAGCTTCCTTCCAAAAAAATAACCATTGAGCTCAAATCGCTCAACAGCAAGAGTTTGGATATCAATGCCAGACTTCCCCAATTCTATAGGGAAAAGGAACTGGAATTGCGCAAAATGATCGCTGGCGCCTTGAACAGGGGCAAGGTAGACTTTAACCTTTATGTTGAAATTACGGGAGAGGAAACTACAGCAGAGGTCAACAAAGGTGTGGTAAAGAATTATATGGAACAATTGGCCGATATTGTCAAGGGCGACGATATAAAATTGATGGAAATGGCATTGCGCATGCCCGATACCCTCAAAACCGATAAGGACGATATTGACGAAGAGGAGTACAAGGCCATAATAGAAGCCATGGACGAAGCCCTTTCCAAAATTGTTGAGTTCCGAAATGAAGAAGGAAAGGTGCTGGAAGCCGATTTTGTGGCCAGGTTGAAGAATTTAAACGAACTTTTGGAAGCCGTGAAAGCCATGGACCCTGAGCGCTTGGGAACGGTAAGGGAGCGATTGGACAAAGCGGTGGCCGACCTTAAAGTGGAATTGGATGCCAATAGATTTGAACAGGAACTGATCTATTATCTTGAGAAGTACGACATCACCGAAGAAAAGGTTCGTTTGGCCAACCACCTTAAATATTTTGAGACCACCTTAAATTCCGATGACTCCAATGGCAAAAAATTAGGTTTCATTTCCCAAGAAATAGGGAGAGAGATCAATACCATTGGTTCCAAGGCCAATTATGCGCCCATGCAACAATTGGTGGTACAGATGAAGGATGAATTGGAAAAAATAAAGGAACAAATGCTCAATGTGTTATGA